From Saprospiraceae bacterium, one genomic window encodes:
- the lepB gene encoding signal peptidase I: MFLLIFFIISYLLLCLSLYLIFPKMGIDPIKAWIPGVNFGVWCKGIGRSPWHALWLLMPIVNVFIFVGMSVDLVRSFRKMKFFDSALAVVYAPLSFFLIARNPKDVFVEPAVIKEREYIHSLHLAQKEKDSAKFERIKSQSPYAKSALREWLESIIFAVFAAALLRMFILEAYVIPTPSMEGTLKVGDFLFVSKLHYGVRMPMTIAMLPLLHNTVPGLGTESYFSKPSLPYKRLPKLVEIKRNDPFVFNWPVGDSVYLGKERSWAAFQLANNPYATQDCKGAGLRVRPVDKKDHYIKRCVGMPGDSLQIINRQLYINGKEAQNPKHLQHAYLMKTSTTSIPMKRLTEWGINTYDPNLRAGLIYLDETQYEKVKSLGPDIELLPYESNDDQVFPPGQTGWTFDNYGPVWIPKAGVTIELTPENLKFFDRVISVYESNKLELNNGKIFINGIESSQYTFKQNYYWAMGDNRRNSEDSRAWGYVPEDHIVGKPVLIWFSLKNASLREGVNWKRVFSSPNKL, encoded by the coding sequence ATGTTTTTATTGATATTTTTTATAATTAGTTACCTGCTGCTTTGTCTTAGTCTATATTTGATATTCCCTAAAATGGGGATTGATCCAATAAAAGCATGGATTCCGGGTGTCAATTTTGGGGTTTGGTGCAAAGGGATAGGGAGATCTCCATGGCACGCACTTTGGCTTTTAATGCCGATTGTGAATGTATTTATATTCGTAGGGATGAGTGTTGACCTGGTCCGGTCATTCAGAAAAATGAAATTCTTTGATTCAGCCCTGGCAGTAGTTTATGCACCTCTTAGTTTCTTTTTGATTGCCAGAAATCCAAAAGATGTTTTTGTCGAACCTGCCGTTATTAAGGAAAGAGAATACATCCATTCCTTGCATTTGGCTCAGAAGGAAAAAGACAGTGCCAAATTTGAACGAATTAAATCCCAAAGTCCATATGCCAAATCGGCTCTAAGAGAATGGCTGGAATCTATCATATTTGCAGTATTCGCAGCTGCTTTGTTGCGAATGTTTATATTGGAGGCATACGTCATCCCTACTCCTTCTATGGAAGGAACGCTTAAAGTAGGAGATTTTTTATTTGTTTCAAAATTGCATTATGGGGTTAGAATGCCAATGACGATTGCGATGTTGCCATTGTTGCACAACACCGTACCAGGCCTGGGAACAGAATCTTATTTTTCCAAGCCAAGCTTGCCATATAAGCGGTTGCCAAAATTGGTCGAAATCAAAAGAAATGATCCCTTTGTATTTAACTGGCCTGTCGGAGATAGCGTGTATCTCGGGAAGGAAAGATCTTGGGCTGCATTTCAGTTAGCCAACAATCCGTATGCAACTCAAGATTGCAAAGGTGCAGGACTTCGTGTTAGACCAGTCGATAAGAAGGATCATTATATTAAGAGATGCGTCGGTATGCCGGGAGATAGTCTTCAAATCATCAACAGGCAATTGTACATCAACGGAAAGGAAGCACAAAATCCCAAGCACCTTCAACATGCCTATTTAATGAAAACATCCACGACATCCATTCCGATGAAAAGACTTACAGAATGGGGAATTAATACCTACGATCCCAATCTAAGAGCGGGTTTAATTTATCTGGATGAGACCCAATATGAAAAAGTTAAATCATTGGGACCCGATATTGAGTTATTGCCTTATGAGTCCAATGACGACCAGGTGTTTCCACCGGGTCAGACTGGTTGGACCTTTGACAACTATGGACCTGTTTGGATTCCAAAAGCCGGAGTTACCATTGAGCTAACGCCAGAAAACCTAAAGTTTTTCGACCGCGTTATTTCAGTATATGAATCAAATAAGCTAGAACTCAATAATGGCAAAATTTTTATTAATGGGATTGAATCCAGTCAATACACCTTTAAGCAAAATTATTATTGGGCAATGGGCGACAACCGAAGAAATTCTGAAGACTCTCGAGCCTGGGGATATGTACCGGAAGACCACATTGTTGGCAAACCAGTATTAATATGGTTTAGCTTAAAAAATGCATCATTAAGAGAAGGAGTCAACTGGAAAAGGGTTTTTTCTTCACCTAATAAACTTTAA
- a CDS encoding pseudouridine synthase, whose protein sequence is MIKKKVFKYYKVYKPYGVLSQFTREHPDDQTLKDLYAFPPDVYPVGRLDKDSEGLLILTNDPTINQMILHPDQKKEKTYWVQVEGIPNHDFIQAMAKGIEIMVNQKAHFCLPALVKPLENTIQIPPRNPPVRYRQNIPATWISITLSEGKNRQIRKMCAKLGFPVLRLIRISIGNLILEELIPGKVYTIERHDCI, encoded by the coding sequence ATGATTAAAAAGAAGGTTTTCAAATACTATAAGGTTTACAAGCCTTATGGGGTTTTGTCGCAGTTCACAAGAGAGCATCCAGACGATCAAACTTTAAAAGACCTCTATGCTTTTCCACCTGATGTTTATCCGGTAGGTCGATTGGATAAGGACAGTGAAGGATTGTTGATTTTGACCAATGACCCTACAATCAATCAGATGATTTTACACCCAGACCAAAAAAAGGAGAAAACCTATTGGGTTCAGGTAGAAGGAATTCCCAATCATGATTTTATTCAAGCAATGGCAAAAGGTATAGAAATAATGGTTAATCAAAAAGCTCATTTCTGTCTTCCTGCCTTGGTCAAACCTTTGGAAAATACCATTCAGATTCCACCTAGAAATCCCCCGGTGCGATACCGACAAAACATACCAGCTACCTGGATATCTATCACTCTTAGCGAGGGAAAAAACAGGCAAATTCGGAAAATGTGTGCAAAATTGGGCTTCCCAGTTTTAAGATTGATTCGGATCTCCATTGGGAATCTAATTCTTGAAGAATTGATCCCAGGCAAAGTATATACAATTGAGAGGCATGATTGTATTTAG
- a CDS encoding glycosyl hydrolase, translating to MKFVSKFLGVLNLILLIDVHSNFAQVTHPKFYMIDALKWRELGPYRGGRSCAVTGVPGQKDKYYMGSTGGGVWLTKDGGKQWKNISDGYFGGSIGAIALAERNSNHIWVGTGEETVRGNVSPGEGVWKSEDAGKSWSFKGLAKTRHISRIRIHPDNPDIVYIAAMGDLFKNHSERGVFKTTDGGKNWNKILFPSDSAGVVELVIHPTLPHILYATSWNIRRSPYSLISGGPESNLWKSNDGGDTWTKLKGINGLPSGLWGISTITISPSNPDVMYSLIEHEEGGLFKTENGGQSWTKINDSRDLRQRAWYFSRIQVDPLDPNTIYVLNVFFHKSTDGGKSFKTISAGHVDHHDLWIDAKDPNQMILANDGGAQISYNGGTSWSSLNNQPTAQFYRLTTDEHFPFRVYAAQQDNSTVRILHRTYSNSISSAHWENTAGGESGHIAVDPLNPEIVYGGSYGGYLTRYDHQNKWNRNIHVWPDNPIGHGAINLKYRFQWNFPILFSRHNPKKLFVCSNHVHLSENEGHSWKTISPDLSRNDSTKLVASGGPITKDNTSVEYYCTIFAITESISDSNVIWTGSDDGLVHLTKDGGRNWINVTPSALPEWAMINSLEADPFHPGGCYIAATCYKSGDYTPYLFKTEDFGKSWKKIVQGISAEHFTRVIRADRINPGLLYCGTERGIYFSEDDGRNWFSLQKNLPLVPITDIALKDFSLLVSTQGRGIWMLDDLTSLRDLKNLRKGSHFFHHPKPAYSMRGSQDTTILNAGINHPSEWMFYFYLDSIRNSDTMEFFLVSMDSDTLSRLSNKALKNYQKVNIKTGSNLVLIPFKYPDATKVEGMVLWGASLAGPLAPPGTYHLSVLQNKQRLYQDSCSLLRNFGYPSSNQDAINRFKFLKKCRDKVDEAHKAILEIRDLRAQMDGYFERWNEIPEECSKQKSKIDSILTIIENELYQTKMQAIQDPINYPIKLTNKLAHLVALYNQEVYPPTEQAEALADLLIQQIDEQLHRFSMVKSIDLLELNQKILKLESPVFIPLKFDKK from the coding sequence ATGAAATTTGTCTCTAAATTTTTAGGCGTACTCAATTTGATTTTACTGATTGATGTCCATTCAAATTTTGCTCAAGTCACCCACCCCAAGTTTTACATGATTGATGCATTAAAATGGAGAGAGCTGGGTCCATATAGAGGAGGGCGCTCTTGTGCAGTGACGGGAGTTCCTGGTCAAAAGGACAAATATTACATGGGCAGTACCGGTGGTGGAGTATGGTTGACGAAAGATGGGGGAAAACAATGGAAAAATATTTCGGATGGATATTTTGGTGGATCAATTGGTGCAATTGCCTTGGCCGAGCGAAATTCAAATCACATTTGGGTGGGAACAGGAGAAGAAACTGTCAGAGGCAATGTCTCTCCCGGAGAGGGAGTTTGGAAATCTGAGGATGCCGGTAAGTCATGGTCTTTTAAAGGATTGGCCAAAACCAGACACATTAGCAGAATTAGAATTCATCCAGACAATCCTGACATAGTTTATATTGCAGCCATGGGTGATTTATTCAAAAATCATTCTGAAAGAGGTGTTTTTAAGACCACAGATGGGGGCAAAAATTGGAACAAAATTCTATTTCCCAGTGACTCTGCAGGAGTTGTAGAACTTGTAATTCACCCTACCCTACCCCATATTCTATATGCGACAAGTTGGAATATCAGACGAAGTCCCTATTCACTCATTAGCGGTGGTCCGGAAAGTAATTTGTGGAAGAGCAATGATGGCGGAGATACTTGGACAAAACTAAAAGGAATCAACGGTCTTCCTTCTGGATTATGGGGAATCAGCACCATTACCATTAGTCCTAGCAATCCGGATGTGATGTATTCATTAATCGAGCATGAGGAAGGTGGATTATTTAAAACTGAAAATGGGGGACAGAGTTGGACAAAAATAAATGATAGCCGTGATTTGCGTCAACGCGCCTGGTATTTTTCCAGAATCCAGGTGGACCCATTGGACCCCAATACAATCTATGTGCTGAATGTCTTTTTTCACAAATCAACGGATGGGGGTAAAAGTTTTAAAACCATTTCTGCTGGACATGTGGACCATCATGATTTGTGGATAGATGCGAAAGATCCGAATCAAATGATTCTTGCAAACGATGGCGGCGCACAGATTAGCTACAATGGAGGAACGAGCTGGTCCAGTTTGAACAACCAGCCCACCGCACAATTTTACAGACTTACGACAGATGAACACTTTCCATTTCGTGTCTATGCAGCGCAGCAAGACAACAGCACTGTCCGCATTTTACATCGTACATACAGCAATTCCATCTCCAGTGCCCACTGGGAAAATACTGCAGGGGGTGAGTCGGGTCACATAGCCGTTGATCCCTTAAATCCTGAGATTGTATATGGCGGAAGTTACGGGGGATATCTCACTCGCTACGATCATCAAAATAAGTGGAATCGAAACATTCATGTTTGGCCTGACAATCCCATAGGACATGGTGCCATTAATTTAAAATACAGGTTTCAATGGAATTTTCCCATATTATTTTCAAGACACAACCCTAAAAAATTGTTTGTGTGCTCTAATCATGTTCATCTTTCAGAGAACGAAGGACATAGTTGGAAAACCATTAGCCCTGATCTGAGCAGAAATGACAGTACTAAATTGGTGGCTTCAGGAGGGCCCATTACAAAAGACAACACCTCTGTAGAATATTATTGCACCATCTTTGCAATCACAGAGTCAATCTCTGATTCCAATGTAATCTGGACTGGTTCTGACGATGGTCTGGTTCATTTGACAAAAGATGGAGGAAGAAACTGGATCAATGTGACGCCTTCGGCTTTGCCTGAATGGGCCATGATCAATAGCCTGGAAGCCGACCCCTTCCATCCGGGCGGTTGCTATATTGCTGCAACATGTTATAAATCGGGTGACTATACGCCTTACTTGTTTAAGACAGAAGACTTCGGTAAGAGCTGGAAAAAAATTGTACAAGGGATTTCCGCTGAACATTTCACCAGAGTAATACGAGCAGATCGCATTAATCCAGGATTATTGTATTGTGGGACAGAAAGGGGGATCTATTTTTCAGAAGATGATGGACGAAACTGGTTTTCATTGCAGAAAAATTTGCCGCTGGTGCCAATCACCGACATTGCTTTAAAAGATTTTTCATTATTGGTTTCTACACAGGGCAGAGGTATTTGGATGTTAGATGATTTGACTTCTTTGCGTGATCTGAAAAACTTAAGAAAGGGTTCACACTTTTTTCATCACCCCAAACCTGCATACAGCATGAGGGGCAGTCAGGACACAACGATTTTGAATGCAGGAATCAATCACCCATCTGAATGGATGTTTTATTTTTATTTGGATTCAATCCGAAATTCGGACACGATGGAATTTTTTCTCGTTTCTATGGATTCAGATACTTTAAGCAGATTATCAAATAAAGCTTTGAAAAATTATCAAAAAGTCAATATTAAAACGGGATCAAACCTTGTGTTAATTCCATTTAAATACCCTGATGCGACAAAGGTGGAAGGCATGGTCCTCTGGGGAGCTTCACTCGCAGGACCATTGGCACCCCCCGGTACCTATCATCTAAGCGTCCTGCAAAACAAACAAAGGCTATATCAAGACAGTTGCTCTCTCCTGAGAAATTTTGGGTATCCATCAAGTAATCAGGATGCGATCAACCGATTTAAATTTTTAAAAAAATGCAGAGATAAAGTGGACGAAGCACACAAAGCAATTTTAGAAATAAGGGATTTGCGCGCACAAATGGACGGTTATTTTGAAAGATGGAACGAAATTCCTGAAGAATGCAGCAAGCAGAAAAGTAAAATTGATAGCATTTTGACAATTATAGAAAATGAGTTGTACCAAACCAAAATGCAGGCGATCCAGGATCCCATCAATTATCCCATTAAATTGACGAATAAATTAGCCCATTTGGTGGCATTGTACAACCAGGAAGTATATCCTCCCACCGAACAAGCAGAAGCACTTGCAGACTTATTGATCCAACAAATAGATGAGCAACTTCACCGATTTTCAATGGTCAAATCAATAGATTTATTGGAACTAAATCAGAAGATCTTAAAATTAGAATCTCCGGTTTTTATTCCGTTGAAATTTGACAAAAAATAG
- the dusB gene encoding tRNA dihydrouridine synthase DusB, with product MKQDIHIGSVHLKEFPLILAPMEDVSDPPFRALCKQNGCDLMYTEFISVEGLVREADKSVKKLDINNEERPIGIQIFGAEYDSMMKAAEIIEDARPDILDINYGCPVQKVVCKLAGAGILKDVNKMVSLTEAVVKSTSLPVTVKTRLGWDENTIRIVEVAERLQDIGIQALSIHARTRSQMYKGHSDWSWIAKVKENPRMKIPIFGNGDIDSPQKALEYKNRYGVDGIMIGRASIGYPWIFREIKHFLKTGTLMDPPDFEERIQAVRQHLESSIRWKGEKLGVLEMRRHYTNYFKGFPGIKEYRSKLVTETDPTTLYAIIDEMKFVFQHQTEEVTA from the coding sequence ATGAAACAAGACATTCACATAGGATCTGTCCATTTAAAAGAATTTCCACTAATCCTGGCACCTATGGAAGATGTAAGTGATCCACCGTTTAGGGCGCTTTGCAAACAAAATGGATGTGATCTGATGTACACAGAATTTATTTCAGTAGAAGGATTGGTCAGAGAGGCAGATAAAAGTGTGAAGAAACTTGATATTAACAATGAAGAAAGGCCCATCGGTATTCAGATATTTGGGGCTGAATACGATTCGATGATGAAGGCGGCAGAGATCATTGAAGACGCCAGACCCGATATATTGGATATCAACTACGGTTGTCCTGTACAAAAGGTGGTTTGCAAACTGGCTGGAGCCGGAATATTAAAAGATGTCAATAAAATGGTTTCACTGACTGAAGCAGTGGTTAAATCTACTTCACTTCCTGTAACCGTAAAAACCAGACTAGGCTGGGATGAAAATACCATCAGAATTGTAGAAGTGGCAGAGAGATTACAGGATATTGGAATACAGGCACTCAGCATTCATGCCAGAACCAGAAGCCAAATGTATAAAGGACATTCTGACTGGAGTTGGATCGCAAAGGTCAAAGAAAATCCACGCATGAAAATTCCTATCTTTGGGAATGGAGATATTGATTCACCACAAAAAGCTTTGGAATATAAAAACAGATATGGAGTGGATGGTATAATGATTGGCCGGGCTAGCATTGGTTATCCCTGGATATTTAGAGAAATAAAACATTTTCTAAAAACGGGCACACTCATGGATCCACCAGATTTTGAAGAAAGAATCCAAGCGGTGAGGCAACATTTAGAAAGTTCCATACGCTGGAAAGGTGAAAAGTTGGGTGTACTGGAAATGAGAAGACATTACACCAATTACTTTAAAGGATTTCCAGGGATCAAAGAATACAGGTCAAAGCTGGTCACAGAAACAGATCCGACCACATTGTATGCAATCATCGATGAAATGAAATTTGTTTTTCAACATCAAACTGAAGAAGTAACAGCCTGA
- a CDS encoding HD domain-containing protein encodes MFNSGLYKLDPREKKILSIISEKGIQLQFPLFVVGGFVRDKILGRPCKDIDIVCEGDGIQLAQEVASAFRPIPTVNYFDRFGTAMIKHGDLEIEFVGARKESYKHDSRKPLITPGTIEDDQLRRDFTINTLSISLNSQDLGEIIDPFNGLDDLTSRIIRTPNDPDITFSDDPLRMMRAIRFSSQLGFSIEQKTWEGIVRNADRLKIVSRERISAELDKIILSPVPSVGFDLLFKSGLLKIFLPELCLLHGAEYLDGKGHKDNFYHTLQVLDNLALQTDHLWLRWAAILHDIAKPQTKRYESEIGWTFHGHEVLGAAMVPRIFKNLRMPLDHKMKYVQKLVRLHLRPIALTQEQITDSALRRLLFEAGEDLEDLLLLCEADITSKNSDKVKKYLNNYSIVRQKLQEVEEKDKIRAWQPPISGEKIMEIYGLPPCREVGIIKNAIREAILEGEIPNQLDAAMELMDQIALKLKLKKVQLT; translated from the coding sequence ATGTTTAACAGTGGATTATACAAACTTGATCCTCGGGAAAAAAAAATACTGAGCATCATTTCAGAAAAGGGAATTCAGCTTCAATTTCCATTGTTTGTAGTAGGGGGTTTTGTGAGAGATAAAATTCTGGGCCGGCCGTGTAAAGACATTGACATCGTTTGCGAAGGAGATGGAATTCAGCTGGCACAGGAAGTTGCCTCCGCATTTAGACCTATTCCAACGGTGAATTATTTTGATCGCTTTGGTACTGCGATGATAAAGCATGGGGATTTGGAAATTGAGTTTGTTGGAGCCAGAAAAGAATCATACAAACATGATTCTCGAAAACCACTCATCACCCCGGGAACCATCGAAGACGATCAGTTGAGAAGGGATTTTACCATCAATACCCTTTCCATCAGTTTAAATTCTCAAGATTTGGGAGAAATCATCGACCCTTTTAACGGATTGGATGATTTGACATCAAGAATCATTAGGACTCCTAATGATCCCGACATAACCTTTTCAGATGATCCCTTGAGAATGATGAGGGCCATCCGATTTTCTAGCCAATTGGGATTCAGCATTGAACAAAAAACATGGGAAGGCATCGTGCGAAATGCGGATCGACTTAAAATTGTCTCCAGAGAAAGAATCAGTGCAGAATTGGATAAGATTATTCTAAGTCCAGTGCCCTCGGTTGGTTTTGATTTATTGTTTAAATCAGGATTGCTTAAAATTTTCCTTCCTGAATTGTGCTTACTGCATGGTGCAGAATATTTAGATGGCAAAGGTCACAAAGACAATTTCTATCACACATTGCAAGTATTGGATAATCTTGCATTACAAACTGATCATCTTTGGCTGCGCTGGGCCGCAATCCTACACGATATTGCCAAACCTCAAACCAAACGATATGAATCTGAAATAGGTTGGACTTTTCATGGTCATGAAGTACTTGGTGCAGCAATGGTTCCAAGGATTTTTAAAAACCTCCGCATGCCTTTGGATCACAAAATGAAATACGTCCAAAAATTGGTTCGCTTACACCTTAGACCGATCGCTTTAACCCAAGAACAAATCACTGATTCAGCTTTGAGAAGATTGTTGTTTGAAGCAGGAGAGGATCTTGAAGATTTGCTCTTGCTTTGTGAAGCTGATATTACTTCCAAAAATTCAGATAAGGTTAAAAAATATTTGAACAACTATTCCATTGTCCGGCAAAAGTTGCAAGAAGTCGAAGAAAAAGACAAAATCAGGGCATGGCAACCACCAATTAGTGGGGAGAAGATTATGGAAATCTATGGTTTACCACCTTGCAGGGAAGTTGGAATAATTAAAAATGCAATTAGAGAAGCCATCCTGGAGGGTGAAATTCCAAATCAGCTGGACGCAGCCATGGAACTTATGGATCAAATTGCGCTAAAATTAAAACTAAAGAAGGTGCAACTCACTTGA
- a CDS encoding exonuclease domain-containing protein, translating to MRHLVFDLEATCWNSGNNHFRQQEIIEIGACILDEYGRVESTFQSFVKPLNHPLLSTYCTQLTTIQQEDINKANSFPKVMEKFLEWGNLEEDEFLYCAWGNSDQVLLKSDAENFNIDVSWFDPYIDIKARYHRNRQLSKLQGLDRVMHQNGFHFEGKRHRALYDALNLAKIVSKYKEEWI from the coding sequence ATGAGACATCTGGTTTTTGATTTGGAAGCTACTTGCTGGAATTCCGGTAACAATCATTTTAGACAGCAAGAGATCATAGAAATAGGAGCTTGTATCCTGGATGAATATGGAAGGGTAGAGTCCACCTTTCAGAGTTTTGTAAAACCATTGAATCATCCATTGTTATCCACCTATTGTACACAACTTACCACCATCCAACAAGAGGACATTAATAAAGCCAACTCCTTTCCCAAAGTGATGGAAAAATTTTTGGAATGGGGAAATTTGGAAGAGGATGAATTTCTTTATTGTGCATGGGGCAACTCGGATCAGGTTCTTCTCAAATCAGACGCAGAAAATTTCAACATCGACGTTTCCTGGTTTGATCCATACATTGATATCAAAGCCCGCTACCACCGCAATCGTCAACTAAGTAAATTGCAGGGCTTGGATCGGGTGATGCATCAAAATGGATTTCATTTTGAGGGAAAAAGACACAGGGCATTGTACGATGCTTTGAATCTTGCAAAGATTGTTTCCAAATACAAGGAGGAATGGATTTAA
- a CDS encoding 1-acyl-sn-glycerol-3-phosphate acyltransferase — protein MKRYVQLIPNLTDWPIYKVFQKRKSILQDVEADLEKYFKNIPTGELDQILAKTIYFEKQRVKSNPFKVDPPNEMQYLRKLQKDYNEFHNTEHAEAKIRESIFKLIRRYTEEIAGNFNINTFLFARKITNHFFYILFFKFGLNSFRSSGFKANRLSDRMKVVGNVEAVRSLMKDHTIILVPTHSSNLDSVLVGYLLDSVCGLPAFSYGAGLNLFDSEFFAFFMNRLGAYKLDRRKKNQIYLQTLNSYSKIIAKKGVHTIFFPGGTRSRSGEVELKLKLGLLSSMISAQRELIMEADSRKIIVVPAVLSYESVLEARSLITQHLKTTGQEKYTARTVQSPIGQYISLIWRILTKESKMCLSIAKPMDVFGNIVDNNGNSLDAHGHKMDIGLYYKREGEYFLDLQRESIYTKELSEKIANQYIKYNYVFPAHLVAFCTFKLYGKLYTGQDIFSMVQMPEEEIILPGQVLENLIAEVLRLLKHKINAGQLIAMECVDMQAKEILLEGSESLGIFHKNKVVKILPGGDVMSEDFITLLYYANKMSIFELDEEIQWENLNLRKN, from the coding sequence ATGAAACGATACGTTCAGTTGATTCCAAATTTGACGGATTGGCCTATTTATAAGGTTTTTCAAAAGAGAAAGTCTATCTTACAAGATGTTGAAGCTGATCTTGAGAAGTATTTTAAGAACATTCCAACTGGAGAATTGGATCAGATTTTAGCAAAGACCATTTATTTTGAAAAACAAAGGGTCAAGTCAAATCCATTCAAAGTGGATCCGCCAAACGAAATGCAATATTTGAGAAAATTGCAAAAAGATTACAATGAGTTTCATAATACAGAACACGCAGAAGCTAAAATCAGAGAATCCATTTTTAAACTAATCAGAAGGTATACAGAAGAAATTGCAGGTAATTTTAATATCAATACTTTCTTGTTTGCAAGAAAAATCACAAATCATTTTTTTTATATTTTGTTTTTTAAGTTTGGTTTGAATAGTTTCAGATCATCAGGTTTTAAAGCCAATCGACTCTCTGATCGGATGAAAGTTGTAGGAAATGTTGAAGCTGTTAGATCACTGATGAAAGATCATACCATTATTTTGGTTCCTACCCATTCCAGTAATTTGGATTCAGTTTTGGTAGGATATCTGTTGGATTCTGTATGTGGGTTGCCGGCATTTTCTTATGGTGCTGGACTTAATTTATTTGATAGCGAGTTTTTTGCATTTTTTATGAATCGACTTGGCGCATATAAATTGGATCGCAGAAAAAAAAATCAAATCTATTTACAAACACTAAATTCCTATTCCAAAATTATTGCAAAGAAAGGGGTTCATACCATTTTTTTTCCGGGAGGCACCAGGTCAAGGTCAGGCGAAGTAGAATTGAAACTAAAATTGGGATTATTAAGTTCGATGATTTCAGCGCAAAGAGAGTTAATCATGGAGGCAGATTCCAGAAAAATCATCGTGGTCCCGGCTGTATTAAGCTATGAAAGTGTCCTGGAAGCTAGATCATTGATTACCCAACATTTAAAGACAACTGGACAGGAGAAATACACAGCTAGAACCGTGCAATCTCCCATTGGGCAATACATTAGTTTGATCTGGAGAATACTTACCAAAGAATCCAAAATGTGTCTTTCAATCGCCAAGCCAATGGATGTTTTTGGGAATATTGTGGACAATAACGGCAATAGTTTGGATGCACATGGCCATAAAATGGACATTGGATTGTATTACAAGAGGGAAGGGGAGTACTTCCTGGATTTGCAACGAGAAAGTATCTATACAAAGGAACTTTCAGAAAAAATTGCAAACCAATATATTAAATACAATTATGTCTTTCCTGCTCATCTGGTTGCATTTTGCACTTTTAAGTTATATGGAAAGTTATACACCGGTCAAGATATTTTTAGCATGGTTCAAATGCCAGAAGAGGAAATTATTTTACCCGGTCAGGTTCTTGAAAACTTAATCGCAGAGGTGCTTAGATTGTTGAAACACAAGATAAATGCAGGCCAGTTGATAGCAATGGAATGTGTGGATATGCAGGCAAAAGAAATCCTTTTAGAAGGAAGCGAGAGTTTGGGTATTTTTCACAAAAACAAAGTCGTTAAAATATTGCCGGGAGGAGATGTCATGAGTGAAGACTTTATAACACTTTTGTATTATGCAAATAAAATGAGCATTTTTGAGTTGGATGAAGAGATTCAATGGGAGAATTTGAATCTTAGGAAAAATTGA
- the ysxC gene encoding ribosome biogenesis GTP-binding protein YsxC, which translates to MFEDVQFLGSFPTFNKLPQAEIPEICFWGRSNVGKSTMINYILNRKNVAKTSSMPGKTIHFNLYLIDQNLSFVDLPGYGYARASKSSRSKWELEIHKYLKGRKNLECLFLLIDLSIPPQKIDQHTLLKMGEYKIPFIVLFTKSDKLTKRASQAQYKLHTERMSEDWDPIPECIIVNTRTGTGKGELIQSIQRIKPENQPL; encoded by the coding sequence ATGTTTGAAGATGTTCAGTTTTTGGGATCATTCCCGACATTTAACAAATTACCTCAGGCAGAAATTCCTGAGATTTGCTTTTGGGGACGTTCCAATGTTGGGAAAAGCACCATGATTAACTACATTTTGAATCGAAAAAATGTTGCAAAAACATCTTCAATGCCCGGTAAAACCATTCATTTTAATTTGTACTTAATCGATCAGAATTTATCCTTTGTGGATTTACCGGGCTATGGATACGCAAGGGCTTCAAAATCTTCCAGGAGTAAATGGGAGCTTGAAATTCACAAATATCTCAAGGGCAGAAAAAATTTGGAGTGCTTATTTTTATTAATCGATTTAAGCATACCTCCCCAGAAAATAGACCAGCATACTTTATTAAAAATGGGCGAGTATAAAATTCCCTTCATTGTTTTGTTTACAAAATCTGATAAATTAACCAAAAGAGCAAGTCAGGCACAGTATAAATTGCATACAGAACGGATGTCTGAAGATTGGGATCCAATTCCTGAGTGTATTATAGTAAATACGCGAACAGGCACTGGAAAGGGAGAATTGATTCAGTCCATACAAAGGATTAAACCTGAAAATCAACCGCTATGA